The following proteins are encoded in a genomic region of Xenopus laevis strain J_2021 chromosome 3L, Xenopus_laevis_v10.1, whole genome shotgun sequence:
- the LOC108710778 gene encoding speedy protein 1-A-like: protein MSSRQEKIRTYTEALSSDLEVPVKKRCITEATENTARSETAAAANAGFYQLLEHHQIGKGLAIDSCRKLTDKYLLAMVKVYFQRAKLQEEEYTTLNFFAALFLANEMEEETIFHDLIYPLGLGVEYQVKWQELRSKKLELWVRMDFKAWVSRSSCEEAMEDNPTHWAWRRERHHNHGLAIRFHARQRDYLYFSLPYISPAVCSQCAPKPPTPEKVRPDKELPFKMRMKRMWKKDNP from the exons ATGTCTAGCAG gcAAGAGAAGATAAGGACATACACCGAGGCTTTGTCATCTGACCTCGAAGTGCCGGTGAAGAAAAGATGCATCACGGAGGCCACTGAAAATACTGCCAG GTCTGAAACAGCTGCAGCTGCCAACGCCGGCTTTTACCAACTGCTGG aacatcatCAAATTGGAAAAGGCCTGGCAATAGACTCCTGCAGGAAACTTACTGATAAG TACCTGCTGGCTATGGTGAAAGTTTATTTCCAGCGTGCCAAGCTCCAGGAAGAAGAGTACACCACCTTGAACTTCTTTGCAGCCCT GTTTCTGGCCAATGAAATGGAAGAAGAAACAATCTTCCATGACCTGATTTACCCCTTGGGCCTCGGGGTTGAGTATCAGGTTAAATGGCAGGAGCTGAGGAGCAAAAAACTGGAGTTGTGGGTGAGGATGGACTTCAAAGCCTGGGTGAGCAGATCATCCTGTGAGGAG gcAATGGAAGATAACCCAACACACTGGGCATGGAGGCGTGAAAGGCACCACAACCATGGTTTGGCCATCAGGTTCCACGCAAGACAGAGGGACTACTTATACTTCAGTCTCCCTTATATCAGCCCAGCTGTCTGCTCCCAGTGTGCGCCCAAGCCCCCAACTCCAGAGAAAGTCCGGCCAGACAAG GAGCTGCCATTCAAGATGAGGATGAAGAGAATGTGGAAGAAAGACAACCCATAA